Proteins co-encoded in one Malus sylvestris chromosome 7, drMalSylv7.2, whole genome shotgun sequence genomic window:
- the LOC126628093 gene encoding UDP-galactose/UDP-glucose transporter 2-like, with the protein MKNEEQARFLFGISLSDRPKWQQFLLCSSGFFFGYLVNGICEEYVYNRLQFSYGWYFTFVQGFVYLFLIYLQGFTTKQMVNPWKTYVKLSAVLMGSHGLTKGSLAFLNYPAQLMFKSTKVLPVMVMGAFIPGLRRKYPPHEYVSALLLVVGLILFTLADAQTSPNFSVIGVVMVSGALIMDSFLGNLQEAIFTMNPETTQMEMLFCSTVVGLPFLIPPMLLTGELFRAWSSCWQHPYVYGVLVFEAMATFIGQVSVLSLIALFGAATTAMITTARKAVTLLLSYLIFTKPLTEEHGTGLLLIGMGITLKLLPENQPYQRVSTSSSKTNTSKPAPTENKRIRLENAGENEEKSQLV; encoded by the exons ATGAAGAACGAAGAGCAAGCTCGGTTCCTTTTTGGGATTTCGCTCTCTGACAGACCCAAATGGCAGCAATTCCTCCTTTGCTCTTCTGGGTTCTTCTTTGGCTACCTTGTTAATGGTATTTGCGAG GAATATGTGTATAACAGGCTACAATTCAG CTATGGTTGGTACTTCACATTTGTGCAAGGATTTGTGTATCTATTTCTGATTTACCTGCAAGGCTTCACCACCAAGCAAATGGTGAATCCGTGGAAGACTTATGTGAAGCTTTCTGCTGTTCTTATGGGGTCCCATGGACTTACAAAAGGCTCCTTGGCTTTTCTCAACTATCCAGCGCAGCTCATGTTCAAATCGACAAAG GTTCTGCCTGTGATGGTAATGGGAGCCTTCATACCAGGTTTGAGACGAAAATACCCACCTCACGAATACGTTTCTGCACTCCTTTTGGTGGTTGGCTTGATCCTATTCACCTTAGCGGATGCGCAAACATCTCCAAACTTCAGCGTGATTGGTGTTGTGATGGTATCGGGTGCTCTAATCATGGATTCCTTTTTGGGTAACTTGCAAGAAGCTATCTTTACCATGAATCCCGAAACCACACAG ATGGAGATGCTGTTTTGCTCAACAGTGGTCGGTCTGCCATTCTTGATTCCACCAATGCTTTTGACAGGGGAATTATTCAGAGCATGGAGCTCATGTTGGCAG CATCCATACGTGTATGGCGTGTTAGTCTTCGAAGCCATGGCCACATTTATCGGCCAAGTCTCCGTCCTTTCCCTCATTGCTCTTTTTGGTGCCGCCACGACAGCCATG ATCACAACGGCTAGAAAGGCCGTCACGTTACTGCTGTCCTACTTGATATTCACAAAGCCATTAACGGAAGAACACGGGACCGGACTTCTGCTCATAGGTATGGGGATCACACTGAAACTCTTGCCTGAAAATCAACCATACCAGAGAGTTTCAACCTCATCTTCCAAGACCAACACTTCAAAACCCGCTCCGACCGAAAACAAAAGAATCCGACTAGAAAATGCcggagaaaatgaagaaaagagtCAATTGGTCTGA
- the LOC126628089 gene encoding flap endonuclease GEN-like 1 isoform X1, with the protein MGVGGKFWDLLKPYARNEGFDFLRNKRVAVDLSFWIVQHEAAIKDRARSPHLRLTFFRTINLFSKFGAFPVFVLDGTPSPLKSQARIARFFRSSGIDSSSLPVAENGVSAERNSTFTKYIQECVELLELLGMPVLKAKGEAEALCAQLNGDGHVDACITSDSDAFLFGAKCVIKTFRSNSKEPFECFYMSDIEAGLGLKRNHLIALSLLAGNDHDLNGVQGIGLDTALLFAQTFSEDEILNRLCEIGNGDASLFQGGMKSVDDSVPSLDESPSKTKCSHCSFCGHPGSKRAHFKSSCEFCSNAVGEGCMKKSEGFKCSCSTCDMDRKEKKLKKNENWRLKVLSKIALEPNFPNDEIIEMYLCNNHGCFNENDGPSISWESPKTEMLVEFLTYHQRWEPSYIRQRMLPMLSTIFLREMAKNPVKKLLYGQYEFNSINRLKIRYGHQYYVVKWKKTAPTLCCVSYPIPPEESDIQQDDVMVVDESFSSLDESDVPTIDMSGGCCFLLTDENMDLVHAAFPEEVGRFLLEKELKEMKRRKATGGKPETAGSKGVQLNITEFFRSAKKQYETEPGEDLTQNTDSQIAETGKEKRSPSSSNLPKSVRRRLLFD; encoded by the exons ATGGGAGTCGGGGGTAAATTCTGGGACTTGCTAAAACCCTACGCCCGAAACGAGGGTTTTGATTTCTTAAGGAACAAGCGGGTTGCTGTGGACCTCTCCTTTTGGATCGTACAGCACGAAGCCGCCATCAAGGACCGCGCACGAAGTCCCCACCTCAGGCTCACCTTCTTCCGTACCATCaatctcttctccaag TTTGGGGCATTTCCGGTCTTTGTGCTTGACGGAACTCCATCGCCTTTAAAGTCTCAGGCGAGGATTGCAAGGTTCTTTCGTTCTTCTGGTATTGATTCATCGAGTTTGCCAGTGGCTGAAAATGGTGTTTCAGCTGAGAGGAATAGCACATTTACGAAGTATATTCAAGAATGTGTG GAACTACTTGAACTTCTTGGGATGCCTGTTTTAAAAGCAAAAGGAGAGGCTGAAGCACTGTGTGCCCAGTTAAATGGTGATGGTCATGTAGATGCTTGCATTACATCTGACAGTGATGCGTTCCTCTTTGGGGCAAAATGTGTTATAAAAACTTTTCGATCTAATTCCAAA GAACCATTTGAATGTTTCTATATGTCAGATATTGAAGCTGGCCTTGGTTTGAAGAGGAACCACTTGATTGCTCTCTCTCTTTTGGCTGGAAATGACCACGATTTAAATGGGGTTCAAGGCATTGGGCTTGATACAGCTCTTCTTTTTGCCCAAACATTTAGTGAAGATGAGATATTAAATAG GTTATGTGAAATAGGCAATGGTGATGCTTCTCTCTTTCAAGGTGGTATGAAATCTGTGGATGATAGTGTACCCAGTTTGGATGAGAGCCCATCAAAGACAAAATGTTCTCATTGTTCTTTTTGTGGGCATCCCGGCAGCAAAAGAGCTCATTTCAAGTCTTCCTGTGAATTTTGTAGCAATGCAGTTGGTGAGGGTTGCATGAAAAAGTCAGAGGGGTTCAAATGCAGTTGCTCTACCTGTGATATG GATCGTAAAGAAAAGAAGCTGAAGAAGAACGAGAATTGGCGATTGAAAGTTCTTAGCAAGATTGCACTGGAGCCAAATTTCCCCAATGATGAGATTATTGAAATGTACTTGTGCAACAACCATGGTTGCTTCAATG AAAATGACGGTCCTAGCATATCGTGGGAAAGTCCAAAGACTGAGATGCTGGTTGAGTTCTTGACTTATCATCAGCGGTGGGAACCGTCTTATATTCGCCAGAGGATGCTGCCCATGTTGTCAACCATTTTTTTGAGGGAAATGGCTAAAAATCCTGTGAAAAAATTGTTATATGGGCAGTATGAGTTCAATTCCATAAATCGTTTGAAAATAAGATATGGGCACCAGTATTATGTGGTCAAGTGGAAAAAAACTGCACCTACATTGTGTTGTGTCAGTTACCCAATCCCTCCGGAGGAGTCGGATATACAACAAGATGATGTTATGGTGGTTGATGAATCCTTTAGTTCATTGGATGAGTCTGATGTTCCTACAATAGATATGAGTGGTGGGTGCTGCTTTTTGTTGACCGATGAAAATATGGACCTTGTCCATGCTGCTTTCCCGGAGGAAGTTGGCAGATTTTTGCTGGAGAAG GAactgaaagaaatgaaaagaagaaaagcaaccGGTGGAAAGCCAGAAACAGCAGGATCAAAAGGCGTTCAGCTAAATATCACAGAATTCTTCCGGTCTGCTAAAAAACAATATGAGACAGAACCGGGAGAAGACCTAACGCAGAATACGGATAGTCAGATAGCTGAAACTGGCAAAGAAAAGAGAAGTCCATCGAGTTCAAATCTTCCCAAGTCTGTGAGACGCCGTCTTTTGTTTGACTAA
- the LOC126628089 gene encoding flap endonuclease GEN-like 1 isoform X2: MKKKIWKFGFNFLCFGLMVWEMRRGYFKIETECWLIDMNCLNPMFMQFGAFPVFVLDGTPSPLKSQARIARFFRSSGIDSSSLPVAENGVSAERNSTFTKYIQECVELLELLGMPVLKAKGEAEALCAQLNGDGHVDACITSDSDAFLFGAKCVIKTFRSNSKEPFECFYMSDIEAGLGLKRNHLIALSLLAGNDHDLNGVQGIGLDTALLFAQTFSEDEILNRLCEIGNGDASLFQGGMKSVDDSVPSLDESPSKTKCSHCSFCGHPGSKRAHFKSSCEFCSNAVGEGCMKKSEGFKCSCSTCDMDRKEKKLKKNENWRLKVLSKIALEPNFPNDEIIEMYLCNNHGCFNENDGPSISWESPKTEMLVEFLTYHQRWEPSYIRQRMLPMLSTIFLREMAKNPVKKLLYGQYEFNSINRLKIRYGHQYYVVKWKKTAPTLCCVSYPIPPEESDIQQDDVMVVDESFSSLDESDVPTIDMSGGCCFLLTDENMDLVHAAFPEEVGRFLLEKELKEMKRRKATGGKPETAGSKGVQLNITEFFRSAKKQYETEPGEDLTQNTDSQIAETGKEKRSPSSSNLPKSVRRRLLFD; encoded by the exons atgaaaaaaaaaatttggaaatttggttttaattttttgtgttttggttTAATGGTTTGGGAAATGCGGAGGGGTTACTTCAAAATTGAAACTGAATGTTGGTTAATTGATATGAATTGTCTTAATCCCA TGTTTATGCAGTTTGGGGCATTTCCGGTCTTTGTGCTTGACGGAACTCCATCGCCTTTAAAGTCTCAGGCGAGGATTGCAAGGTTCTTTCGTTCTTCTGGTATTGATTCATCGAGTTTGCCAGTGGCTGAAAATGGTGTTTCAGCTGAGAGGAATAGCACATTTACGAAGTATATTCAAGAATGTGTG GAACTACTTGAACTTCTTGGGATGCCTGTTTTAAAAGCAAAAGGAGAGGCTGAAGCACTGTGTGCCCAGTTAAATGGTGATGGTCATGTAGATGCTTGCATTACATCTGACAGTGATGCGTTCCTCTTTGGGGCAAAATGTGTTATAAAAACTTTTCGATCTAATTCCAAA GAACCATTTGAATGTTTCTATATGTCAGATATTGAAGCTGGCCTTGGTTTGAAGAGGAACCACTTGATTGCTCTCTCTCTTTTGGCTGGAAATGACCACGATTTAAATGGGGTTCAAGGCATTGGGCTTGATACAGCTCTTCTTTTTGCCCAAACATTTAGTGAAGATGAGATATTAAATAG GTTATGTGAAATAGGCAATGGTGATGCTTCTCTCTTTCAAGGTGGTATGAAATCTGTGGATGATAGTGTACCCAGTTTGGATGAGAGCCCATCAAAGACAAAATGTTCTCATTGTTCTTTTTGTGGGCATCCCGGCAGCAAAAGAGCTCATTTCAAGTCTTCCTGTGAATTTTGTAGCAATGCAGTTGGTGAGGGTTGCATGAAAAAGTCAGAGGGGTTCAAATGCAGTTGCTCTACCTGTGATATG GATCGTAAAGAAAAGAAGCTGAAGAAGAACGAGAATTGGCGATTGAAAGTTCTTAGCAAGATTGCACTGGAGCCAAATTTCCCCAATGATGAGATTATTGAAATGTACTTGTGCAACAACCATGGTTGCTTCAATG AAAATGACGGTCCTAGCATATCGTGGGAAAGTCCAAAGACTGAGATGCTGGTTGAGTTCTTGACTTATCATCAGCGGTGGGAACCGTCTTATATTCGCCAGAGGATGCTGCCCATGTTGTCAACCATTTTTTTGAGGGAAATGGCTAAAAATCCTGTGAAAAAATTGTTATATGGGCAGTATGAGTTCAATTCCATAAATCGTTTGAAAATAAGATATGGGCACCAGTATTATGTGGTCAAGTGGAAAAAAACTGCACCTACATTGTGTTGTGTCAGTTACCCAATCCCTCCGGAGGAGTCGGATATACAACAAGATGATGTTATGGTGGTTGATGAATCCTTTAGTTCATTGGATGAGTCTGATGTTCCTACAATAGATATGAGTGGTGGGTGCTGCTTTTTGTTGACCGATGAAAATATGGACCTTGTCCATGCTGCTTTCCCGGAGGAAGTTGGCAGATTTTTGCTGGAGAAG GAactgaaagaaatgaaaagaagaaaagcaaccGGTGGAAAGCCAGAAACAGCAGGATCAAAAGGCGTTCAGCTAAATATCACAGAATTCTTCCGGTCTGCTAAAAAACAATATGAGACAGAACCGGGAGAAGACCTAACGCAGAATACGGATAGTCAGATAGCTGAAACTGGCAAAGAAAAGAGAAGTCCATCGAGTTCAAATCTTCCCAAGTCTGTGAGACGCCGTCTTTTGTTTGACTAA